GCTCCGGGATCAGCCCAGGAGATTGAAGAGCGGCTTATTGACGAGCTTGAAGAAACGCCGTTGCTTCCAAAATCTTCCCAGAAGGAGTTTATCCGGATGCTTATGGAAACATTAAACACAGAAAAGGTGGAAGGCGAGACGAATCCTGACTTTGAAGAGCGGGTGAGAGAGGATGCGGAGAAGGTGCTGAAGAGAGTGATGGAGTAAGAAAGTATGCTTAATTCAGATTTTTCTTTGATTGGTGTTGGCGTTGTGAGAAATAAAAATGGGGTTTACCGTACTCAATTATTTTATAGGTAAAGATGGTAATGAAAGAATTAAAAGATATTTGGTGTCACCAAAAAACATGGAAGAAAGTATTAACTGTACGTGTTCTATCCATGATGTTAGTAACGTTGATACTTGTTACTTTTGATGTAATAAAACCAGTTTGGATTTTTTGGACAGGATTTGTTTTCTTTATCATAATTCTAATGATGCGAGGTAAAAAGGGAATTGGGTTTTGAGGTGTGCCCAATCCGTTCGTTCACCCTCTTTCTCAATTGAATCTCAACCTCCCATTACCCGAACAACCACCCTCCACAAACTTTACCTTCCAACCATCCTCTTCAGAATCTCATTGACTTCCTTGGGAGTTGCCTTGCCTTTGGTCTTCTTCATGACTGCTCCGACGATGAAGTGAAGGGCCTTTTCATTCCCTTTTTTGTAGTCCTCAACTGCCTTGCTGTTCTCCTTGATCGCCTCTTTGCAGTATTTCTCAAGCTTTTTTGTGTCAGAAACAGCTGCCAGGCCCTCTTTTTTCACATATGCTTTAACGTCAAATGGCCTCTCAATGAGCATCTCAATCAACTTCTGGCCAACCTGCTCAGTTATCTTTCCTTCCTGGACCAATCCAAGGAGAGCAATCAAATTCCCCTCATCAACAATAACCTCATGCAATTCCTTCTTATTGTAATGCACTACCCTCATGAGTTCCCTTCTCAGCCATTTCGCAGCAAGCTTTCTCTCAACGTGCTTTGCAACCTTCTCATACAGCTCAGCAAGAGTCTTTTCAGCGGTAAGCACTAAAGCATCCTCCTTGGCCAACCCGTGCTCCTTTACAAACCTCTCCATCTTCGCAGCAGCAAGCTCAGGCATCTCTTTCGAGATCTTCTCAACCATCTGATCTGTGATCTCAACCATCGGCAGGTCAGAATCAACGATATACCCATAGTCAATCTCGGCCTCCTTTTCACGCAGCCGTTCAGTCACTCTCCTCTCTGAATCCCACAATCTCGTTTCTGTTACCACCTTCTCCGTTCGCTGCCGGTCAACTTCATATTTTAGCGCTGCCTCAATCTCTTTAAACCCTGTTATATTTTTTATTTCAATACGGGCATACCCTGTCCTTTGAATGGAAACGTTTGCGTCTGCCTTAATGATCCCATCTTTCAAGTCAAAAATCTCAAGATAGCTCAGGATCTTCATCAGCTCCCTGAGGAACTCCCTTGCCTCTTCTGGAGACCTCAGCATGGGCTCGGTAACAATCTCAAGCAGAGGATTTCCGCTCCTGTTGTAATCCACGAGAACATATGCGCTTTTCCCAACTCCCTTTGGGTGCACCAATGCAGCAGGATCCTCTTCAAGGTGTGCTCTTGTCAGCATGATCTTCCTTCCATTGACAGTGATAAACCCGTCCTTTGCAAGGGGCAGCTCGTACTGGGTTATCTGGTAGTTCTTTGCCAAATCAGGATAGAAATAGCTCTTCCTTGAAAATACAAGCTGCTTTGAAATGGCAGAGCCTGTCGCAATTGCAAACTTCAATCCATACTCCAAGGCTTTCTTGTTAAAAACCGGCCTGCTTCCCGGCATGCCGAGGCATGTTGGGCATGTCCTGCTGTTCGGCTCATCAGAGCCCTTTGTCGGGCAGCCGCAGAAGAGCTTTGTCTTTGTGTCAAGCTGGACGTGCACTTCCAGACCAATTACAATATCTGAGTCAAATTTCATTGCTTTTGCATCTCTGCCTTGCTTCCGATCTGAACCAATTTTCCCTCCTCGAAATGATCTGTCATGAGCATAAGGCCAACGGGCAGGCCCTTCTGCATTGAGACTGGAACACTCATGTGCGGGATTCCTGCAACATTTGGGCCGACAGTAAGCACATCAAACATATAATTCTCAAGGACCGAAAGCCTTTTCACCTCATCAAATGTCAAAGGAAGCTTAGGTACTGTTGGGCTTACAAGAGCATCCACTCGCTTAAACGCCTTTTTGTACTCATTGACGATCAATGTCCGGATTTTTGCAGCTTTGAGGTAATACGCATCCCTGAACCCTGCCATTCTCGCAAAGGTTCCAAGCATGATCCTGCGCTTTGCTTCCTTGCCGAAATGCCCACTCCTTACATCAGAAAAATAGCTGTTGAAATCCCCTTTTAATTCTTCATGGGTTCCATACCTCATCCCGCAATATCTTGCAAGATTCGTGGAAGCTTCTGCAGTTGCAAGCAGATAGTAGCAGGAAACGCCGTACTTCATCGTTATAGGCAATTCAATTGTCCGAATCTCACACCCCTGCTCCTCAAGCTTTCTGATCCCTTCCTGGCATCCTTTCTGAACAAGCGTATCAGCATTCTCAAGGCTTCCCTTAATCACACCCATCTTCATCCCTCTGATGTCTTTCTTAACAAAGGAATGAAACGCCTCTTTCTTTATGTTTGCAGATGTTGCATCAGCCTTGTCATGGCCTGAGATACTGCTTAAGACATATGCAGCATCCTCAACACTCTTTGCCATTGGCCCGATCTTGTCAAAACTTGTTCCGTAATCGAGCAATCCATGTCTGGAAACACGGCCATAGGTGGGAGTCAATCCAACAACACCGCAAAAGGAGGCAGGATTGACAATAGATCCCCCTGTCGATTCTCCAAGCGAAGCATGCGTATCAAGCTTTTGAGTTATCCCTGCGCTTCCTGCGCTGCTTCCGCCGCATACCCTCCTCTTGTCAAAGGGGTTCAAGGAGATCTCATAGCCTTTCCCAACATTGATCCCAAAGCTTCCAAACCCGAACTCATCCTGAGATGTCTTTCCAATGATAATTGCGCCCTCATCGCGGAGTTTTTCAACAGCAGTTGCATCAAACAAAGGCATGTACCCCTTCAATATCCTGCTCCCGCCTGTCGTCTCTACCCCCATCACGGAGATCGCATCCTTTGCAGAAACAGGAACACCCCATAATACCCCCCTCTTCTCCTTTCTTCTGCTGAGCTCTTTTGCCCTTTGCAAAGCTTCCTGGGTTATAGCCGTGAAGTAATGGTACTCAGAATTGACGTGGGCGCAGATATCCAACACTTTGTGTGTATGTTCAACAATATCAATCTCTCCGCGTTTCACAGCCTGGACAAATTCTGGAATCCTCATATCACGCGGGGCCCCTTGAAGTATCCGTCTTGCTTATGCCTGGTCTGGGATAGCGCTCTCTCCTGGGTGAGGCATTTCTCAGCTTCATCTTCCCTGAGGACATTCTTCAGCCCAACCGGCTGAAAGCTCGGCTCTACATCGTTCGTGTTAACTTCATCAATCTTGGAAAAAACGTCCAGAATCTCCTTAAACTCTGCAACAAATTCCTTAAGTTCGCTTTCTGAGAGTTTCAGCCTGCTGACCTCAGCGACTCTCTGGATGGTTTGTTTTGTAATCTCCACAGACCCACCACTTTTCCTTCAGATACTTCCTTCAGATACTTCTTGTTGCCGTATTTATATGCAACCTATCCGCACAATATTAATCTTTCGCTATAAATGCTTTAGTATCTCCCGGACATCCTTCTTTTCAATGATGATATCAGCAACCTGGTTCAGCTTCTCAGACTGTGAATTGAACGCAATCCCCAATCCAGCAAGCTCTATCGCACCGAGATCGTTCTTTTCATCTCCGACAAAAACACTCTGCCCCAGAGGTATTCCAAATCTCCTGCAAACCTCCTTGAGCTCTTCGGCCTTCCCTTCTTC
The window above is part of the Candidatus Nanoarchaeia archaeon genome. Proteins encoded here:
- the gatB gene encoding Asp-tRNA(Asn)/Glu-tRNA(Gln) amidotransferase subunit GatB, which encodes MKFDSDIVIGLEVHVQLDTKTKLFCGCPTKGSDEPNSRTCPTCLGMPGSRPVFNKKALEYGLKFAIATGSAISKQLVFSRKSYFYPDLAKNYQITQYELPLAKDGFITVNGRKIMLTRAHLEEDPAALVHPKGVGKSAYVLVDYNRSGNPLLEIVTEPMLRSPEEAREFLRELMKILSYLEIFDLKDGIIKADANVSIQRTGYARIEIKNITGFKEIEAALKYEVDRQRTEKVVTETRLWDSERRVTERLREKEAEIDYGYIVDSDLPMVEITDQMVEKISKEMPELAAAKMERFVKEHGLAKEDALVLTAEKTLAELYEKVAKHVERKLAAKWLRRELMRVVHYNKKELHEVIVDEGNLIALLGLVQEGKITEQVGQKLIEMLIERPFDVKAYVKKEGLAAVSDTKKLEKYCKEAIKENSKAVEDYKKGNEKALHFIVGAVMKKTKGKATPKEVNEILKRMVGR
- a CDS encoding amidase family protein; the encoded protein is MRIPEFVQAVKRGEIDIVEHTHKVLDICAHVNSEYHYFTAITQEALQRAKELSRRKEKRGVLWGVPVSAKDAISVMGVETTGGSRILKGYMPLFDATAVEKLRDEGAIIIGKTSQDEFGFGSFGINVGKGYEISLNPFDKRRVCGGSSAGSAGITQKLDTHASLGESTGGSIVNPASFCGVVGLTPTYGRVSRHGLLDYGTSFDKIGPMAKSVEDAAYVLSSISGHDKADATSANIKKEAFHSFVKKDIRGMKMGVIKGSLENADTLVQKGCQEGIRKLEEQGCEIRTIELPITMKYGVSCYYLLATAEASTNLARYCGMRYGTHEELKGDFNSYFSDVRSGHFGKEAKRRIMLGTFARMAGFRDAYYLKAAKIRTLIVNEYKKAFKRVDALVSPTVPKLPLTFDEVKRLSVLENYMFDVLTVGPNVAGIPHMSVPVSMQKGLPVGLMLMTDHFEEGKLVQIGSKAEMQKQ
- the gatC gene encoding Asp-tRNA(Asn)/Glu-tRNA(Gln) amidotransferase subunit GatC; the protein is MEITKQTIQRVAEVSRLKLSESELKEFVAEFKEILDVFSKIDEVNTNDVEPSFQPVGLKNVLREDEAEKCLTQERALSQTRHKQDGYFKGPRVI